One Candidatus Nitrososphaera evergladensis SR1 genomic window carries:
- a CDS encoding iron-containing redox enzyme family protein, with product MAFEVRYNMENYDLVERIDSEIENRSLLKHPFYQMWSEGRLTVDHLQGYSKEYFQLVKAVPAFVQNIASAANNTDPSKVPGIKENLKEESEHIEPWARFAGAMGVSQSELASYAGAAKTNDAVAKMMSLTLLSFEEAVAAMYAFEAELPKISRSKIDGLAKFYGMTGNKDALNYFEIHEDADVRHAQVWRDILQAVPAEKREKAFAAAVESLKAQNLLLDSVQEKYVGSMYC from the coding sequence ATGGCTTTTGAAGTGAGATACAATATGGAAAACTACGACCTTGTAGAGAGGATCGACTCGGAAATAGAAAACCGCAGCCTTTTGAAGCACCCGTTCTACCAGATGTGGTCGGAAGGCAGGCTGACAGTCGACCACCTGCAGGGCTATTCCAAGGAATACTTTCAGCTTGTAAAGGCAGTCCCGGCGTTCGTGCAAAACATTGCCTCAGCTGCCAACAATACCGACCCCTCAAAAGTTCCAGGCATTAAAGAGAACCTGAAGGAAGAGTCAGAGCACATCGAGCCCTGGGCAAGGTTTGCCGGTGCGATGGGCGTTTCGCAGTCAGAGCTTGCCAGCTATGCAGGTGCAGCAAAGACAAACGACGCGGTGGCAAAGATGATGTCGCTCACTTTGCTGTCGTTTGAGGAAGCAGTCGCTGCAATGTATGCGTTTGAAGCAGAGCTCCCAAAGATAAGCAGGAGCAAGATAGACGGCCTGGCAAAATTCTATGGCATGACCGGCAACAAGGATGCTCTCAACTATTTTGAGATACATGAAGACGCCGACGTGAGGCACGCACAGGTATGGCGCGACATCCTGCAGGCAGTGCCGGCTGAAAAACGCGAAAAGGCGTTTGCGGCCGCTGTCGAGTCGCTCAAGGCGCAGAACCTGCTCTTGGATTCTGTACAGGAAAAATATGTCGGCAGCATGTATTGCTGA
- a CDS encoding integrase, which produces MQPDWNGFRQYLNNIQNPKVANDTLRYARQHYRILWGEGMEELLQLSQGKQRHVMKAMSSLSKYLGCYNHWKEIREGYQLKWSQQDSLELFHNIIDNEHNYSAMIEWLKEACAKSPKSYADILIYATLTGLRAQEVIDSIRLIKTTPENYLKKDSMILEHYRYPNLFIRRTKKAYVSIVSEDILQLAKTAGNHSYMAIRMALEERGMATNMKYCRKIFSTYLRMNGIESELIDLLQGRIPKTVFARHYFRPDFEKDMVRIRNVLEKLKGEITLPA; this is translated from the coding sequence GTGCAACCCGACTGGAATGGCTTCCGTCAATACCTAAACAACATACAAAATCCAAAGGTAGCCAACGACACCTTGCGCTATGCCCGCCAACACTATCGCATTCTGTGGGGAGAAGGAATGGAAGAGCTTCTTCAGCTATCACAAGGGAAGCAACGACACGTTATGAAGGCAATGTCTTCTCTCTCAAAGTATCTTGGGTGTTACAATCATTGGAAGGAAATCAGAGAAGGCTACCAATTGAAATGGTCTCAACAGGACAGCCTTGAACTGTTCCATAACATAATCGACAATGAGCATAATTACAGTGCCATGATAGAATGGCTGAAAGAAGCTTGTGCCAAATCACCCAAGTCGTATGCAGATATCCTGATCTATGCCACTTTAACTGGCCTAAGAGCACAAGAGGTCATAGATAGCATACGCTTGATCAAGACTACTCCTGAAAATTACCTGAAAAAAGATTCAATGATTCTAGAGCACTATCGATATCCCAATCTCTTTATCAGACGAACCAAGAAAGCATACGTGAGTATAGTAAGCGAAGACATACTACAATTAGCGAAGACAGCGGGCAATCACAGCTATATGGCCATTCGAATGGCGCTGGAAGAACGAGGAATGGCTACCAATATGAAGTATTGCCGCAAGATTTTCTCCACCTATCTTCGTATGAATGGCATTGAATCAGAGTTAATCGACCTACTTCAAGGGAGGATACCAAAGACTGTATTTGCGAGGCATTATTTCAGGCCAGACTTTGAAAAAGACATGGTAAGAATAAGGAATGTACTTGAAAAATTGAAGGGTGAAATTACACTGCCAGCATGA